Genomic DNA from Nicotiana tabacum cultivar K326 chromosome 21, ASM71507v2, whole genome shotgun sequence:
TGCCATAATCAAATTGTGCTTAAAGCCTTAAACGGAAtagaattcaaaaggaaaagagatgTATTGATTGCTAACATTTCTAACGTACAAGACGATGCAGATGGTGCGAAGTAAACAACATCCCTTTCTCTTGCAAACTAAAGATTAAGTTTTACCAAACTAAAGTTTCAACATTCAGTTCTTTTATAATTCAGCATAACATTTCCAGGTAATAGGAATTGCAGTTTACAGTAAATACACAGATGATCAACAATTAACAACTGCTGTGCATACAGCCATAGAAAGGGTTCATTGTCCATATGCATTCACTTGCGCCTTCCAAACTAATTCAAACATAAATCACAGGAATCCGAAAAAGAGAAATCAATCTCTCCTGAGATCCATTTCTTCCCTACAAACACCGTCAGCATTTAATATGACTATTTCCAGCTTGTCACCCTGCAATATGAAAAGCAAAATATTCAGGAAATAGGATGATAAAAGCTACATAACCTTCTCAAACAAAACTTCTCCGCACGGAgattaatacaactaaatcatcCATTGAGTACCGGATCGATAGGAAAATACCTTTGGCTCAAGAAAGAATAAGTATTAGTTAGATATCACTTCCGGGTCATGATTATTAATAAGCAACCTCCCTATTAGTGAAGCAAAGCCAACGgtgaacaaaaagaagaaaagagaagagaagagaagacaaGAGCACCAGTAAAACACGGTCGCACATAATTAACCCAAATGTTCCTGAAGATCACAGCTCCTAAAACTTGGTGTCATTTTAATAGATAcagcatcatcaacaacaacaacaacatcaaccaCCACCACCCAGTATGATCCTCTGGGGAAGGTagcgtgtacgcagaccttaataGATAGCACAACACCTAAATGACTTACAGTATATATATCCCTTTCTGTTGCTGAAGCAAAACATGTCTTCACCAAGTCAATGGCTTCCGCTTCAGAAAGTGGAGTTACGGCATCCTATGCAGGTCAACGGAACTTTGTTAGCAAGAAATCATGTTTTTCTTTTCACACAATTCTTAGGTGAAGTTGACAAGACTAGAAACTtcctcaatttgaaagaaaattcCGTAAAATTAAAGTATCAAACCGAACCTTGGCAGGCAGCAAGAGAGGGCTAGGAGACTTTAATTGGTTGTCGAGGAAAGGCATGATCAAAGTTGAACCTGAACCTTGAGAACTATACCCAACCCTCTCATAGGATCCAACAGCATCATATGTAAAAACACAGCCCTTCCCTATGAGAATTTTAAGAATAAAATAAGCAGAAGCCTCTTTACAGGCATGCATACAAAAATAGAAACTTGACACAGCATTCCAGCCATAATCTATTACCTTCATTGTCAAGGCCACCTAGAACATTGAATGCATAGTAGGGAAAGAAACGTTTGTAGTATAGGGTGTTCGAAAGTAGCTGACCCATGGCTGGGCAGCTCATCTGCTTATTGTGCTGATGCTGATAGATCTATTTTCAAAGAATAAAAAGTAGAATATCACTTCCAATATCATATTAGGAGTTAAGTTCCAACGTCTAAACAGATAGAGAAAGCTAGAAAGCACATGATACTGCTTTACAAATTGAATGACCAGCATCTAATAGGCACAATCATAAAAAGAAGAGTCGAAAAATATTTATCATATAGAGTTGAGCTACTAAAATGAGAGGCAAAGATTACTATGATGGTtaaaaagaaagtcagagaacATCTTTATCAATAAGGACAATCAAGCAAGAGTTATCAGGATGAATGAAAGAAGGTGCATCATAGCTTTTTGTGTTATACAATATACCTTAGAGCTTCATGACAAAAAATTAAATACCGCAGAGTTTTCCTTTTTAGGAAAGTAGACTTCGAttaaaaacaacacaaaacaaaagctCAAATTCCAATCTTCTGTTTCGCACAACCAGGTTCCATTCACATTTCCATTGCTTAAGTTCATAGCTAATCCTAGTAACATGGGTAACTAATGCAAACTTCACACTATAGGTCAGAAACTAAAATCAACGACTTCAAATCTTATTAGACATGTGTCTGCTGTTTCTGTGTTGGCAGAACATAAAGCAACATCGACAATCAAAAGAATAACTAAAGAGCATAATACAACACTTGGGGCTTTGGTTCTCCAATGGCTTAatactccacatttgcataagagCCAAGCAGATGGAAAATCAGTGAATATCAAAGTATCAACAGATTCGGGCATTTTACCAGATGCCTTGCTGCCAAAACCTTTTGCAAAGCTCTCACATCAGCTTGAAATCCTGAAGACGCCAGCACACACTTGTCCGCTCtgcatatttaataaaatcattAATAGAAGAAGGATGCTTCGTTTAGGTTTGGTATGAGAGAAAATGACTTCATGGAAAATGTTTTTTGGATGGAAAACATTTTCTATCAAAAAGAGGAAAATGACTTTCCTCGCTTATGGGCAGAAGTCATTTTCCTTACGAGTTACGACTATCTTAACTTTTAATTTCATATTACTTGCTTCAACTACACTTAGacaatattattattaatatttagtACTCAAAAGTCTCATCAAAACACTCTCCAATTTGATGATATTATCATCAAACTTTAATATACATTTatatattttctgaaaaatacttTTCATTCACCAACCACCAACCAAACAacaacaagaaaatattttccaagagaACACTTTCCGTGGAATGACGTttgtcataccaaacacaccattaatattttccaaaagaaatttttttggcTTCAAACATGTGTGCTTATCCACTTTAACTATTCGAGTAAGTTTAAGCAATGAAATCCAATTGTTAATCCTATTTACTGCAACCAATTGATGATGATTCAACCTTCTGGTAGTGGATGCCTTGCCCTGCCTCTAGTAGTTCCTAGATTTTGAAAGACATATATGCTTTCTAAGTTCACACCTATTGTCAAAAATCATAATAGTGGGAGCACTGGTACTCGAACCCACTGGTTTAGAATCCTGGATGCCCTTTTTTGAGCATGGACACAAGAAATCAAGACTCTAACATGGACAAGGGCAAATATTTAGGAATGCACCCTATACAATAGCTAAATACTTTTACCAAGGACATGGACTCATAAAATCTTGGCACTCATTAAATAGAGTTACTTCCTTTGTCATGTACAAGGGCAATAGCTAGTTAAAAAATCAAGTTAGGGGATGAGAATCAGCTCTTTTAGGTAGAAACGTTTTGACTTCCTTTGTCATGTACAAGGGCAATAGCTAGTTAAAAAATCAAGTTAGGGGATGAGAATCAGCTCTTTTAGGGCAGTAAAATTGTCAAGTTTGCATTCATGTTACTAAGTTAGTTAATAAATTTCCCATttgattcttgttcatttgagtTCATTACGAATAGTACCAGAGCATAATCATGGAACCTTTAGAAGTTGACAGTCATGGCTGAAGAAACCTAAGTTGCGCGGACTCTTCGATTTTGGTGCCGTCCCCGTTCGGATACGGGACGGATACGGATACGGGGACAGGATACATCCCGGATACGGTCAACTGACTTCGGACACTTTGACCGGAGTCCATCAACAAATTTGGgagaaaaattgagattttgatttcttaaaatcaaaaataaaacagatTTAGAACAATAAAGGAATAATGTCCATCTTGGAGAATGAAAGATTGAATTGTACAATATTCATGCAAGTTTTTCACGGAATATCTCTCAAAATTTACAATATATTTATAGCTCTATTTTTATTAGCCGAATCCCCACACCCGTATCCATATCCGGATCCGCAcccccgaatcttaaaatttagattttgccGAATCCGATACTCGGATCCGTCCCCGTATCGGACAcccgcacccgagtccgagcaacttaggaaGAAACTCCCATGAAAAACTTAGAATAAATCTTTACGGTGAAGTAAATTCCCTAGCAATTATACTTCACAGTGAATGCCCAGATCTTAGTGAAGAATCGACGTTACTCGAGACAGCAACAATAGATGGAGAGGAGCTTCAAAATCTCAATTAACCAAGATAAATGGGTCCAGAAACACTGGAGGAGACAGCAAAGGGATGGGTCAAGGTAAGAGATTGCAGCCAGATTTGGAAATCAATACAAGTAATATACATCATTAGGGTAACACCACCCCAAGAGATTGCAGCCAGATTTGGAAATCAAGACAAGGAATATATATCATTTGCGTAATCACTCCATTGTCTTATTCTTCGGCTgattcttcaacctttttcattgcTCCAACAAAGAGTCTGAGTTTGATTTCAAAAAGAGGTTTGCCCGAGATACGTAGAACTGAAGAAATTTTAAGCAATGAAAGCAATAATAGGGCTCAACAGGTTGAAAATTTCAGTAGTGGGTATCATTCAAATATTCTTGAGAACGTGATTAGCATTagtaatgaactttttaaatttGGGAGCAGGGAAGTGTAGGCTGAAATCTAATGCTAGGAGGACAtgggaaaaaaattcttttcCGATACTTCTAGAGGTGCATATCATCATCCATTATCCTAATCAAGTTATTGCTCAGGTCGTGTTTGTGAGCCATGGATAGAGATTCCTTCTGATATTTGTCAATCAAGAAGCTCCTATGAAAGTCCTGTGATGTGATGGATTCTCTATTTGTGATTCATATTTCCTTTTATGTATGTTATCATACGCTACTTATAAAACAAGCACGTTGTTTTCCAATGAAAAAAAGGTCCGCCAAGTAAGAGCAGAAGGACCATTACTTACAAAAATAGGTTACTGGATAGTGGTTGTATCCTCTGTGACACACTAGTCTGTTTCCAGAATACCAATCAGCTTGAGCCTTCCAATTAGTGGTGTAACCTTTCTGAAGCATTTTAAGACTCCTAAAGTTTCTGAGAGCAAACTACCAAACTGCTGATTGCGAAAATGTGCGGAAGAAATCAAATACCTTTGTGATGTCTGAAGAGATATCTACTGTCAAGAGCACTGATCTCCACATGGCCCAATGAGCCCTACTTCTTCTTAGAACTAACATTAGCGACATCATTATGTTGGTTGTTTGTAGAACAGAACAGCTTGCGTTCAAGAATTTCAATGGCtggaacatttggtttggttcAGTGTCATTTCAGACAATTGTGGTAAATCTATATGCTTCACACAACCGTCTGAGCTGTGACATACTCACtccgtttcaaaaagaataaacCTATTACTATTTGAGGAGTcgaacaaagttttctttgaccacatttttgcaaataatttttaatttattttgaacTGTTAAGTGTTAACTACTGTGACTTatgatatatttttttatgtaggttctaaatatgtaaataaaatttatttttaaaaagttaaagAATCTAAGACCAAATTCACACGGAAAATTTGACCCTCATACTCCGAAAAGCTTCAAACAAATTGAAATAAAGGGAGTATATGAATTCTTCTGAGTTGGGGAGTCATTGTGGGAACTTTCATTTAATTCTAGTTCATTTCAGTTCATTACATCCTCATAAGTCTTTAAATAAAATTCTGCTTAAAATTTGTGTTAATAAGTATATGATTATCCTACTCCAGAACAATTACAAAGTAAATTAGAGGAAAAAGGAACATACAATTTAATGATTTTGGAGTAATCGCGAGTTAGGATGTTGTAGCCCGAGGACATCCTAGTGTCAGCAGCAATTACACAGTAATCTGCACCTGCAACCGCAACACACGTTCTGCAACAGTGTATGGATCAGATATATTAGCATCGAGATCAACATCGACATAATAAGCAAAAGGACGcaaaaaaaacaataataataataataataataataataatataatgaagtaCCCTCCATTGTTGTCATAAGGAGACCAGTTAGCTTGCTGCTTCGTCATagcgagagagagagagtaaaACACTAGGGTTGCAGAAGATTgaaattaaaattgaagaaagaggagaaaatTGATGAGGATGCCTCCTTCAACAAGACAACTCAATAACTGTAGTTAATGGGCTGATTTCCAGTAGTCCCTAGGCCTAATGCTCTCTGTATTGCTTATTCCGCAACTATAGTTTAAGGAACGCAAAGAGGAACCAGACCCTTTTATAATCCAGTGCACGTAAAAATTAAGCACAGTACAAATCACCTCCTCTTGTAtggtattaaaatataaaacatcAAAATATAAAAGTTGTCTAGTTTTTTGTCTTTCAAATTTGAATATAAAATAGGCTTTTTCGGGAAGAACTCGGGTGTTTGCACAAATGGCCTTTTTAGTCCATTATTAGAATTATGTCCCATTAGCTCAATGGGTTACATTCATCTGCAAAAAGAACGAAAAAGATCATCTAACTATCCACCATATTGAGCTAAGTTCCACACTTTCGATTGGATATTTTAACTATACAATAAGAGAAGAGGAAAATTAGATCGATTAATTCTTCGCTTTATTCTTGCTAGGCTGAAGGTAATCCATTCTTATAACAAGCTTTTAATAGTTTCGTTATGATATGTTATTAAGTGTGACTATTtacaatagaaataaaaaagggaaaaatcttTTAGAAGTAAAATTTATAGCCTGTTTAGCCAAACTGCAAAAATCACCTTATTttaagaagtatttttttttcaaaagtacttttgatgagaagcaatttgtgtttggctaatttatgtaaaaagcacttctgagcagcaattagtgtttgaccaagcttttaaaaactacttctaagtgtatttttctcaaaaatacttttcaataAAGTGATTTAGAGAGAAACTACTTCTACTTCTCTAAAACTGCTTCTGTTTctactcaaaagtactttttttcctCTAAAAGCTTGATCAAAtactttaactttgaaaaatatatactttttttgaaaaaaaaaattgattttggtTTGGAGAAGCTTGGCCGAGCTATCGAGGACTAAATTAAAGAGCGGGCATAAGAAAAGGTCATATTGTGCAAATAATCCACTTTATTCGTACTACTACGAAATATCTAGAAAAACACATGTagacaaaattttaaaaaaaattcaaaaaactagCGGCAACAGTTATTTTACTAACATGGCAGCTAAATGAATACATATATTATCAGACAGTTATAAACACGGATCAATAATCACGTTTAAGACATAAAATATCCAAAGAATTTCGTTCTTAAAAAGCGCCCAAAGTGATTCAGTTTTCTAATAATGAGCAATAGTCCTAAAAATAAGCAAATATGACAGGAAACGTAGTGGGAGGATAATTTTCTATCCAAAAATAACTCCttcctccctgtaggcatagtaTACCCTTTTTTCGAGCGAAAATCTTGTCACAAAAAGAATTTAATTCAATAAAAaagttatttaatattatttatagtatattatattttaaaatttatttaccttaTATTTATACATAAGGAATAACAATGGTATACATAAgcatataaatattaaatttgttACTATTTATACGATTAATGtatattgaataataaataacatatacctcatatatacaaatatatattttatatgtcaaatatacataaatatattcagattttattaaatatacgtaaattaatttgaaaaaaaaaagtgtttttggtgagaaatagtttgtgtttggttaattaatttgaaaagttcTTTTGatcagtaattagtgtttggccacgcttttgaaaactgcttctaagtgtatttttctcaaaagtgcttctcagaaaagtaCTTTTGCAGAGAAGCTTCTCCTCACAAGCACTTTTtatccttccaaaagcttggtcaaacacctcaatttttggctaaaagtgcttttggccaaaaaaaatatttttggcccaaaaaaggcTTGGTCAAATAGGCTATAATAAGGAAAGGAATCTTTAAAAATGCTATAATCGTAAATTGAATGTGCTTTTTTTGGAATAAAGCAAAAGTATTATTATGtgcattgtaacgacccgattggtcgttttactttttagaaccctgatcccctaaataaaacttcatgcacttgctttaactaatttacgacctgcggggatggttggttcgggatttggaaaaatttgggttgaaatatgctcatttgattccttaagattttcttaaaaggctaagtttgactttggtcaacttttTTAGCAAACGGATTCGGATTCGTCTTTCGATGGTCCCgaaaggtccgtaggaaaatatgggatttgggcgtatgcccggaatcgaattccgaggtccctagcccgagtaatgaatttttattagaaattgttaaactgattttctaaggatttaaaaaaattaaataataattgatcatgttggtatcgggctcgtttgttggttccggagcccagtgcaggtccaatataacatttaagacttgcccgcagAAGTTGATATCAATCCGAGttgtataagtacgtttcggtacgttagaagtgaatttaagaacttgaagttcataagtttaattcaattggttttagagagtgattcttagatttagagTTGTTTCGAGGGTTCCAAAGGTTTGAGCGGGT
This window encodes:
- the LOC107774588 gene encoding proteasome subunit beta type-1, whose product is MTKQQANWSPYDNNGGTCVAVAGADYCVIAADTRMSSGYNILTRDYSKIIKLADKCVLASSGFQADVRALQKVLAARHLIYQHQHNKQMSCPAMGQLLSNTLYYKRFFPYYAFNVLGGLDNEGKGCVFTYDAVGSYERVGYSSQGSGSTLIMPFLDNQLKSPSPLLLPAKDAVTPLSEAEAIDLVKTCFASATERDIYTGDKLEIVILNADGVCREEMDLRRD